A region of Lycium barbarum isolate Lr01 chromosome 3, ASM1917538v2, whole genome shotgun sequence DNA encodes the following proteins:
- the LOC132631026 gene encoding uncharacterized protein LOC132631026, which translates to MGPFQHVRKIQKFKRRLGMHQAGAKYRGKIWFFVEENVNVEILSDTTHQITLKLFLQEHNRYLITTLAYGKCDEVERMPLWDSIYQLAGSFDMHWLVGGDFNVVMNEEEKIGGVPVVPQDYEDFSFCINSCDLFETGFKGTPFTLWNGRAGDDCIFERLDRIFFNSQFQQWFGHIKVEHLSRTGSDHAPFLITLGEEVQTFIKPFRFLKFWTEHKDFLDIVRLNWSEESIRNPFLVFKQKIKKVKGALSAWSRLAFGDIFKQLIIREDILAQAELKKYLHYEEEFWRQKAGHTWFSEGDRNTRFFHNLVNGRRKRLQVNRIQISDGEWIEDKVQLAAEEVNFFQQRFSQEKGALYFGMLKHIP; encoded by the exons ATGGGGCCTTTTCAACATGTTAGGAAGATACAAAAATTCAAAAGGAGGTTAGGGATGCATCAGGCTGGTGCAAAATATAGGGGAAAGATTTGGTTTTTTGTAGAGGAGAATGTAAATGTGGAAATTTTATCTGATACTACACATCAGATTACCTTGAAACTGTTTCTTCAGGAGCACAATAGATATCTTATAACAACTTTAGCATATGGTAAATGTGATGAAGTAGAAAGAATGCCTCTTTGGGATAGTATTTATCAGTTAGCTGGCTCATTTGACATGCATTGGTTGGTAGGCGGAGATTTTAATGTAGTGATGAATGAAGAGGAGAAAATAGGTGGAGTCCCAGTAGTCCCTCAAGACTATGAGGATTTTTCCTTTTGTATCAACTCATGTGATTTATTTGAAACAGGTTTTAAAGGCACTCCTTTTACATTGTGGAATGGCAGGGCTGGGGATGATTGTATATTTGAAAGATTGGACAGAATCTTCTTTAACTCACAGTTTCAACAATGGTTTGGTCACATTAAAGTGGAGCATCTATCCAGGACTGGATCTGATCATGCCCCTTTTCTTATTACTTTGGGTGAGGAAGTTCAGACTTTCATAAAACCATTTaggtttttgaaattttggactGAGCATAAAGATTTCTTGGACATAGTAAGGCTGAATTGGTCTGAGGAGAGTATTAGAAATCCTTTTTTGGTTTTTAAACAGAAGATCAAGAAAGTAAAAGGGGCTCTATCTGCTTGGAGTAGATTGGCttttggagatatcttcaaacaaCTTATCATCAGGGAAGATATA CTTGCTCAGGCTGAACTGAAGAAGTATTTACATTATGAGGAAGagttttggagacaaaaagcaggACACACTTGGTTCTCTGAAGGTGATAGAAACACCAGGTTTTTTCACAATTTagtaaatggaagaagaaaaagGTTACAGGTGAATAGAATTCAAATATCTGATGGTGAGTGGATAGAAGATAAAGTGCAGCTTGCAGCAGAAGAAGTTAATTTCTTCCAACAACGATTCTCTCAAGAGAAGGGGGCTCTATATTTTGGCATGCTGAAGCATATTCCATAG
- the LOC132631027 gene encoding uncharacterized protein LOC132631027, with the protein MVSSENNDLLCALPSQEEVKNVIFELKGESACGPDGLSGTFFHSCWDIVGIDVFRIVQAFYEGHIFPKSVTYTNLALIPMKSEVHTFGDLRPICLSNFINKVISRVVHGRLDKILPGLISSNHSGFVKGRSIIENVLLTQEIVTYIRKRVLLNGHSYGFFHSTRGVKQGDPLSPAVFILSAEVLSRALNSLFEHDQYKCFGMPKWSANLNHLAYADDTIIFASADKLSLELNMNVLRDYEKL; encoded by the exons ATGGTCTCTTCTGAAAACAATGATTTGCTTTGTGCACTTCCATCCCAGGAAGAAGTAAAGAATGTTATTTTTGAACTTAAAGGAGAGAGTGCTTGTGGTCCTGATGGATTATCAGGAACTTTCTTTCATTCATGTTGGGACATTGTAGGAATAGATGTATTCAGAATAGTTCAGGCTTTCTATGAAGGTCATATTTTCCCAAAATCAGTAACTTATACTAATTTGGCGTTGATCCCTATGAAATCAGAAGTTCACACTTTTGGGGATCTCAGACCAATATGCTTGAGTAACTTCATAAACAAGGTCATTTCGAGGGTGGTTCATGGAAGACTAGATAAGATTCTACCAGGTTTGATCTCTAGCAACCATTCTGGTTTTGTGAAGGGAAGAAGCATTATTGAGAATGTGTTGCTCACTCAAGAAATTGTCACATATATTAGAAAGAGAG TTTTGTTGAATGGCCATTCTTATGGTTTTTTCCACTCTACAAGGGGTGTGAAGCAAGGTGATCCATTGTCACCTGCTGTATTTATACTTTCAGCAGAAGTGCTATCTAGAGCACTTAACTCTTTATTTGAGCATGATCAGTATAAGTGCTTTGgtatgcctaaatggagtgcaaACCTCAATCATCTTGCTTATGCTGATGATACAATCATCTTTGCATCAGCTGATAAACTATCATTGGAACTGAATATGAATGTTTTGAGAGATTATGAAAAGTTGTAA